One Solea senegalensis isolate Sse05_10M linkage group LG13, IFAPA_SoseM_1, whole genome shotgun sequence DNA segment encodes these proteins:
- the LOC122780050 gene encoding neuronal tyrosine-phosphorylated phosphoinositide-3-kinase adapter 1 has protein sequence MSSGSAQDVAVENFLRDIERRSKRLHCAVTGCEEERPRSDMNLLYRKSRLDWRQRDQEGSKKSSTQNDPSATVGKVRDLASFRRHFRMGFMTMPASQDLSPHSCASAMAPRSQSCHAVGAGDTSLENGDYSDTQSQHCGRCPPAKPKRHPTTRLSSSSADSRGPPETPPPPPPSHSQGKHSEKKNVMKKSDSGEIGTKKVPPLKPKRSPSTQLSFDPLPPRVPPSSTSLPFQAADSQIQTGDGEDEPVYIEMVGQVFTRDSQTATPHPVTPVATTPDSDSDQSEAIYEEMKYPSQENRDSHRHLPAKHEKLKTSKHYHVTPSSSSTSSSLPRPSSSSPSYSKPKATVSISHSSPLPSSASSTPVPQVLSTSPHTPRAPTPYLLQGSKSEAESNTKIPAPFPNLLQHRPPLLAFPQPAAASSGVGVQNKASASVKTSSVTTQASMSSSASSNLPISLSGSKESSSSSQQDKHSRDSQLGPAPGLRARSHSTPLPPSSKSTSPYSHHHHHPHHRPSHYHHYRKPDRGDSPAPNKSSSQTSSQATVQTQTSSTGREGKSVSFLLKSDKGERDKDRDKDRDKDRDRDRDRDRDRDRDRDRDRERERDRDRGRDRDRDRDRERDRDRDRERDRDKEKDKDREKDRDKDRDRDRDRDRDRDRDRDRDRDRDRDRDRDRDRDRDRDRDKDGPRSLQMDSATASSSQISQSSTSSTPTPLSSSHRPHSRPHLRSHTPHGLPAYKPPSADSPLLWTYPSSGFRRPPAYDSLRGGSQTPSLQQPSSLTGVGEGSSKSNLGSLSHHSKVGFMPWDSSANMMADEGSYWPMTRKLSFSHGSRETERDEGRAWNGSADALLRMDKDELGMGSRGGHSGIPVHFSGATSRAPGHSESLAGVENSRGFRAQLPRAGLPLPCQTFPACRNGEVGRLGRSSSAAGVRQVGTGDVQRQSSLPAREALNQLHGLAQPQAPCSPSSPSVSRQQQQLQLHQQQLQLKQQLQQLQQQHHLQLQFQQLAQLAQGQPPVGGGTTPSTAQTQRDGKLLEVIERKRCLCKEIKAHRRPDKSLYKQDSMPILPSWRRTPEPRKTGTPPCQRPQAVVWDTAI, from the exons CTCCACTCAAAATGACCCTTCAGCGACTGTTGGCAAAGTCCGTGACTTGGCTTCTTTCCGCCGGCATTTCCGCATGGGTTTCATGACCATGCCAGCTTCCCAGGACCTGTCCCCTCACTCCTGTGCCTCCGCCATGGCGCCACGCTCGCAGTCCTGCCACGCTGTCGGTGCCGGGGATACGAGTCTAGAGAACGGAGATTATTCTGACACCCAATCCCAACACTGTGGCCGCTGCCCCCCAGCCAAACCCAAACGTCACCCGACCACTCGCCTCAGCTCCTCATCCGCTGACAGCAGAGGACCTCCAGAGACGccgccacctcctccaccatctCACTCCCAGGGCAAACACTCAGAGAAAAAGAATG TCATGAAGAAATCCGACTCTGGAGAGATTGGAACAAAGAAGGTGCCTCCTTTAAAGCCCAAGAGAAGTCCCAGCACCCAGCTGTCCTTTGACCCACTTCCTCCACGTGTGCCTCCTTCTTCCACATCCTTGCCTTTCCAGGCTGCAGACTCTCAGATTCAGACAGGAGATGGCGAGGATGAGCCAGTCTACATAGAGATGGTGGGCCAAGTGTTCACCAGAGACAGCCAGACAGCCACCCCCCACCCTGTCACTCCTGTGGCCACCACACCGGATTCTGACTCAGACCAGAGTGAGGCCATCTATGAGGAAATGAAATACCCGTCGCAGGAGAACAGAGACTCGCACAGACACCTCCCCGCCAAACATGAGAAACTTAAAACTTCGAAACACTACCACGTCACTCCCTCCTCGTCCAGCACCTCCTCGTCTTTGCCacgcccctcctcctcctctccttcctacTCCAAACCCAAAGCTACTGTGTCGATCTCTCACTCGTCTCCTCTGCCTTCCTCTGCGTCCTCCACCCCTGTCCCCCAGGTCCTGTCCACTAGTCCACACACACCACGCGCTCCTACTCCTTACCTGCTGCAAGGGAGTAAATCTGAGGCCGAGTCCAACACAAAGATTCCAGCCCCTTTCCCTAATCTTCTACAGCACCGGCCTCCGCTGCTTGCCTTCCCTCAGCCTGCGGCTGCGTCAAGCGGAGTCGGTGTGCAAAATAAAGCGTCTGCATCTGTTAAAACATCCAGTGTGACAACTCAAGCCAGCATGTCCTCCTCAGCCTCTTCTAATCTTCCTATATCCCTGTCCGGCTCCAAGGAGTCATCCTCATCGAGCcagcaggacaaacacagcagagactCCCAGTTAGGCCCAGCTCCTGGTCTGAGAGCCAGGAGTCACTCCACACCTCTGCCTCCTTCCTCCAAATCCACCTCCCCTTACtcccatcaccatcaccatcctCACCATCGCCCCTCGCACTACCATCACTATCGCAAACCAGACAGGGGAGACTCTCCTGCTCCAAATAAGAGCAGCTCACAGACTTCCAGCCAGGCCACAGTCCAGACCCAAACCTCAAGTACAGGCAGGGAAGGCAAGTCTGTCAGCTTCCTCTTAAAGTCCGATAAAGGGGAGAGGGATAAAGATAGGGACAAGGACAGGGACAAAGAtagggacagggacagggacagggacagagacagagacagagacagagacagggacagggagagagagagggatcgGGATAGAGGCAGAGACcgggacagggacagggacagggaaagagacagagacagggacagggaaagagacagagacaaggaaAAAGATAAAGACAGGGAAAAAGATAGAGATAAAGACAGGGATCGGGACAGAGATCGAGACAGGGATCGGGACAGAGATCGGGACAGGGATCGGGACAGAGATCGGGACAGGGATCGAGACAGGGATCGAGACAGGGATCGAGACAGGGACAAGGACGGTCCACGTTCCTTACAGATGGATAGTGCTACAGCCAGTAGCAGCCAAATATCTCAAAGCAGCACCAGCTCAACCCCTACTCCATTATCCTCATCCCATCGTCCTCATTCTCGCCCGCACCTTCGCTCTCACACTCCGCACGGTCTGCCGGCGTACAAGCCTCCCTCTGCAGACAGCCCCCTGCTGTGGACTTACCCGTCCAGTGGCTTTCGGAGACCACCAGCTTATGACAGTCTGAGAGGAGGCTCTCAGACGCCGTCCCTGCAACAGCCATCGAGTCTCACTGGTGTAGGTGAGGGGTCATCCAAGAGTAATCTCGGGTCTTTATCCCATCATTCAAAAGTCGGCTTCATGCCTTGGGACAGCAGTGCCAACATGATGGCAGATGAGGGCTCTTACTGGCCGATGACGAGGAAACTGTCCTTCAGCCACgggagcagagagacagaga GGGATGAAGGGCGTGCATGGAATGGAAGTGCTGACGCCCTGTTAAGGATGGATAAAGACGAGCTGGGGATGGGTTCTCGAGGAGGACACTCAGGCATCCCAGTGCACTTCAGTGGCGCCACCAGCAGGGCGCCTGGTCACAGTGAGTCCTTGGCTGGTGTGGAGAACAGCCGAGGATTCAGAGCCCAGCTGCCCAGAGCAGGACTCCCTCTTCCCTGCCAGACCTTCCCTGCTTGTCGCAACGGAG AAGTGGGGCGGCTGGGCcgttcctcctctgctgctggagTGAGACAGGTGGGTACAGGAGACGTCCAGAGGCAGAGCAGTCTACCAGCACGAGAAGCCCTGAATCAG CTACATGGCCTGGCCCAGCCTCAAGCCCCCTGCAGTCCCAGCAGTCCCAGTGTGtctcggcagcagcagcagcttcagcttcaccagcagcagctgcagttaaagcagcagctccagcagcttcagcagcagcaccacctgCAGTTGCAGTTCCAGCAGCTCGCCCAGCTGGCACAGGGACAGCCTCCTGTCGGCGGAGGCACCACCCCGTCCACAGCGCAGACGCAGAGGGACGGCAAGCTGCTGGAAGTCATCGAGCGTAAACGCTGCCTGTGCAAAGAGATCAAGGCCCACAGGCGTCCTGACAAAAGCCTGTACAAGCAGGACAGCATGCCCATCCTCCCCAGCTGGAGACGGACACCTGAGCCTCGAAAGACTGGCACACCACCCTGCCAAAGGCCACAAGCAGTTGTGTGGGACACGGCGATCTGA